The following coding sequences lie in one Cloeon dipterum chromosome 1, ieCloDipt1.1, whole genome shotgun sequence genomic window:
- the CycJ gene encoding cyclin-J yields the protein MGSIDNLMMRHCNFEWTEEYELEFFVSLIGQEKRRKGNYMLSPQKEYRNELVLWMKSVCKEFNFNLLTLHLACYILDSFMDEHEIRPFRLRLVATAALSIAAKFEEKTSDVPTFNEMFIIENPHNMEQAISKDVIFQIELRVFRYLDWNLHVPTVAHFVYFFLVTGLTEADFNQRPEFTENELRLALRDHLQEMLDHMLLDLWSLKVSPSWMASVCFIKARHHLGLHPVWPLKFEELTKLSIINLQPAFKIAQRYDKLLVYQLEESSPNDSGYRSAFSTPDSLPPQETSGTACSTSVRNTQFCPMSQEQSPSVTARSSGDSGDCVHRRVLFDDCEMK from the exons ATGG GCTCTATCGATAATTTAATGATGAGGCATTGTAACTTTGAATGGACGGAGGAATACGAGTTGGAGTTTTTCGTTTCTCTTATAGGGCAAGAGAAGCGACGTAAAGGCAATTACATGTTATCGCCCCAG AAAGAATACCGCAATGAACTTGTGCTTTGGATGAAGAGCGTGTGCAAGGAGTTCAATTTCAACCTACTGACTTTGCACCTGGCCTGTTACATACTAGACTCGTTTATGGATGAGCATGAGATCAGACCTTTTCGATTAAGGCTAGTTGCCACAGCAGCTCTTTCTATCgcag CCaagtttgaagaaaaaacgtCCGATGTTCCCACCTTTAATGAAATGTTCATCATTGAGAATCCACATAATATGGAGCAGGCTATTTCTAAGGATGTAATTTTCCAGATTGAGTTACgg GTTTTCCGTTACTTGGATTGGAATCTGCACGTACCGACAGTCGCTCACTTTGTCTACTTCTTCCTTGTCACTGGGCTGACTGAGGCCGATTTTAACCAAAGGCCAGAGTTCACTGAAAATGAGCTAAGATTGGCCCTGCGGGACCATCTTCAGGAAATGCTTGACCACATGCTACTCG ATTTGTGGTCGCTTAAAGTTTCCCCATCTTGGATGGCCTCGGTCTGCTTCATTAAGGCTCGCCATCATTTGGGCTTGCATCCAGTTTGGCCTCTGAAGTTTGAGGAGCTAACAAAGCTGAGCATAATCAACCTTCAACCTGCCTTTAAGATAGCTCAAAGATATGATAA attgcTTGTGTATCAACTTGAAGAAAGCTCACCGAACGACTCTGGCTACAGAAGTGCGTTTTCAACACCAGATTCCTTACCACCTCAGGAAACGAGTGGAACAGCTTGCTCAACCAGTGTCAGAAATACGCAGTTTTGCCCCATGTCTCAAGAACAGAGTCCGTCAGTCACTGCTAGATCCTCGGGGGATAGCGGTGATTGCGTTCATCGTCGAGTACTCTTTGATGATTGTGAAATGAAGTGA
- the LOC135948104 gene encoding uncharacterized protein LOC135948104 isoform X1 yields MKTKSLSSELVVVVLLALVPLPGPQVPRPPCHRDRSSVVRNIITKKWTPILERYGLKLPIECPFHPAREVYWPRQGSKIKHRATQWSCGLCGKSFYSEKFLEMHFENRHSEHLNIVSVAEDAICLADYCDIMRCTVWEHGIKGSSTSNTDLELWGRDSANTAALVVSKTALQPVQQQKAKRGEIVLTPTSAPKAGKHPEVKVNKSHHKTVNTQNCNNSRSKRSADTAGADCTRINAQDEQMKRFKADCRPDLLQELRDQCETLVWNCIAGLLANLTTEEFKTIEADMNRAVCWYLTCDRYWENSAHERRKFPWALLLVLVTALALVICFCYYLIWLLCDWQYRGNKGSMSEPSSPLLQHQQAQMGHQHHHLHHQQAIPMPYHGDEFSMEGEPYYVAENQGEHYIYVTYPPELKRRLMESCYNRTSRI; encoded by the exons ATGAAGACCAAATCTTTATCTTCCGAG ctggtggtggtggtgctgctGGCACTTGTGCCCTTGCCAGGCCCACAAGTCCCTCGACCGCCCTGCCATAGAGACAGGTCGTCCGTCGTGCGCAATATCATCACCAAA AAATGGACGCCCATCCTAGAGAGGTACGGTCTCAAACTGCCGATAGAGTGTCCCTTCCACCCTGCCAGGGAGGTTTACTGGCCGAGACAAGGGTCGAAAATCAAACACAGGGCGACGCAGTGGAGCTGTGGTCTGTGTGGAAAGTCTTTCTATTCGGAGAAGTTCCTTGAAATGCACTTTGAGAACAGACACTCGGAGCACCTCAACATTGTGAGTGTG gCCGAAGATGCCATCTGCCTGGCAGACTATTGCGACATCATGCGTTGCACCGTGTGGGAGCATGGAATCAAAGGGTCATCGACCTCCAACACTGACCTGGAGTTGTGGGGCCGTGATTCTGCGAATACCGCCGCGCTCGTCGTGTCCAAAACGGCCTTGCAGCCGGTCCAGCAACAAAAAG CCAAAAGAGGTGAAATCGTGCTAACGCCAACAAGTGCTCCAAAGGCAGGGAAACATCCCGAGGTGAAAGTGAATAAGTCACACCACAAAACAGTGAACACTCAAAACTGCAACAACTCCAGATCAAAGCGATCAGCAG ACACCGCAGGTGCCGATTGTACTAGAATTAATGCCCAAGACGAGCAAATGAAACGATTCAAGGCTGACTGCAGACCAGACCTCCTGCAGGAGTTGAGGGACCAATGCGAGACTCTGGTTTGGAACTGCATAGCAGGTCTGCTCGCCAACCTCACCACCGAGGAGTTCAAAACCATCGAAG CTGACATGAATCGAGCAGTTTGTTGGTACTTGACGTGCGACAGGTACTGGGAAAACTCAGCGCACGAACGACGTAAATTCCCGTGGGCTTTGCTGCTTGTGTTGGTCACTGCCCTCGCCCTGGTCATTTGCTTCTGCTATTATCTTATTTGGCTTCTGTGCGA TTGGCAATACCGAGGGAACAAAGGTTCCATGTCGGAGCCGTCGTCGCCGCTACTGCAGCATCAGCAGGCGCAAATGGGCCATCAGCACCACCATTTGCATCATCAGCAAGCAATCCCGATGCCATATCACGGGGATGAGTTCTCGATGGAGGGCGAGCCATATTACGTGGCCGAGAACCAAGGCGAGCATTATATCTACGTAACCTATCCACCTGAGTTAAAGAGGCGCCTCATGGAGAG CTGCTACAATCGTACGTCACGTATATGA
- the LOC135933889 gene encoding putative leucine-rich repeat-containing protein DDB_G0290503, translating into MQKQHQERQHVLAAGATKDNQSTSLTVHLQTTTDSVIKMKMQLESEVKQRDSKIAELQSTIKEMTKNLINLQQHSESLSHKLQYELLKRGNIIVKVESTRNICSTLQEHIKFLSDTLKRCTEEKDLMKTVQLEYLTELEALVIKTRDCQKTLNEVSHQRDCIVQKFNFEKQARQKLLEEVSAMKQESAKMLDDVKEAENAARSREDKLAEQISQKDAELIELKTLNESVSSQLKQLEETSKEKQMIFDADREKLETAIAERDCFLSEKNAELEKCMSELQSKLNTIHELERETTELIASVASKESEICLLSSQLSAVQQELHEKISSLDAMLSEKTSLEEKVSGIAPLEAEIEELKVASFNASEEIKNLLEKCETSNSKCSELESLLVETKLLFCQGKAQLEELALEAGSLRVKNENLEREMKSALDKLQQSREIISNLQNKVELEMKERESLQLTLDVLKSSNETESGEMTNKVAQLSSLLAKSKTELAMKDEAITNLINQISTLQISLDEALELRSNERKALESKTSNLNKELDGKAKEIDALLKTSKMLQENVVRFEEEISQMQNQLKEAATEKEVLLSEKKELEKTLKNTNSEKNSAETKLKRLETKANNLEKEKKELKAKISKAKAESIQDAERKDQAISDFEEALKEKDEHAAELEQTIADLKKASEEELSAHEAKLNDSVAENSKLVSKVEQMNKHVAELEAKVAQLNLQLSNTIKNLDETADKYESQKQKLKEKIKFSEQLITSKDAEIVRLSQSSQTNTKKLNFEVVASKTSIMRGPDKTKRLFTKKIRFRDNVSFISWDGEEDFISSGNLTPGTPVKTQAVPTTPRKTQLRSPMRKISSYDEEDEMHQNVEAGKSSKQNERRYPTPMKRLTTASGDGPAKAKKFRG; encoded by the exons ATGCAGAAACAACATCAAGAGAGGCAGCATGTTTTGGCTGCAGGGGCGACCAAGGACAACCAATCAACCAGCCTCACAGTTCACTTGCAAACAACAACTGATAGTGTGATTAAGATGAAAATGCAATTGGAAAGTGAAGTTAAGCAGAGAGACAGCAAAATAGCTGAATTGCAGAGCACCATCAAGGAAATGACGAAGAATTTGATTAATCTGCAGCAGCACTCAGAATCTCTCTCACACAAACTGCAGTATGAACTGCTCAAACGTGGGAACATCATTGTCAA GGTTGAGTCCACCAGGAATATATGCAGCACGCTGCAGGAGCATATCAAGTTTTTGTCAGACACTCTAAAGAGATGTACGGAAGAGAAAGACCTAATGAAAACAGTGCAGCTCGAGTACCTGACAGAGCTTGAGGCTCTTGTTATCAAGACTCGAGATTGCCAGAAGACTCTTAATGAAGTCTCACATCAGCGAGATTGCATCGttcaaaaat ttaacTTTGAGAAGCAAGCAAGGCAGAAACTTTTGGAGGAGGTGTCTGCAATGAAACAAGAATCTGCGAAGATGTTGGATGACGTCAAAGAGGCTGAAAATGCTGCTAGAAGTAGGGAGGATAAACTCGCTGAGCAGATAAGCCAGAAGGATGCTGAGCTTATTGAGTTGAAAACTCTAAATGAGAGTGTTTCTTCCCAACTGAAACAA CTCGAGGAAACCTCTAAAGAGAAGCAGATGATATTTGATGCGGACAGGGAGAAATTGGAGACTGCTATTGCTGAGAGAGATTGTTTTCTCTCTGAGAAAAATGCTGA GTTAGAGAAATGTATGTCTGAATTGCAAAGCAAGCTTAATACAATCCATGAGTTGGAGAGGGAAACAACTGAACTGATTGCAAGCGTTGCTTCAAAGGAGTcagaaatttgtttgctctcaAGCCAACTCTCTGCTGTCCAACAG gagCTTCATGAAAAGATCTCCAGTTTGGACGCTATGCTGTCTGAAAAGACCAGCTTGGAAGAAAAGGTCAGCGGGATTGCCCCTCTTGAAGCAGAAATTGAAGAACTGAAGGTTGCTTCCTTCAATGCGTCGGAAGAGATAAAAAACCTCTTGGAAAAATGTGAAACGAGCAATTCCAAATGCTCTGAATTGGAAAGCTTGCTTGTGGAGACCAAACTCCTGTTTTGCCAGGGAAAAGCTCAACTTGAAGAGCTTGCCTTGGAGGCTGGTTCGCTGAGAGTGAAGAATGAAAACTTGGAACGAGAAATGAAAAGTGCTTTGGATAAACTGCAGCAAAGCAGGGAAATAATATCCAACTTGCAAAACAAAGTGGAACTTGAAAT GAAAGAGAGGGAGAGTCTGCAACTCACTTTGGATGTGCTGAAATCATCCAATGAAACAGAATCAGGGGAAATGACAAACAAAGTCGCTCAGCTCAGCAGTTTGTTGGCCAAATCTAAAACAGAACTGGCTATGAAAGATGAGGCTATTACTAACTTAATCAATCAG ATCAGCACACTGCAAATCTCACTGGATGAAGCCTTGGAGCTAAGGTCAAATGAGAGGAAAGCTTTGGAAAGCAAAACCAGCAACCTCAACAAAGAACTTGATGGAAAAGCCAAAGAAATTGACGCTCTACTGAAAACAAGCAAAATGCTTCAGGAAAATGTCGTGCGTTTTGAAGAAGAGATTTCGCAGATGCAAAATCAGCTGAAGGAGGCAGCCACTGAAAAAGAAGTGCTGCTCAGTGAGAAAAAGGAGTTGGAAAAGACCCTAAAAAACACCAACTCTGAGAAAAACTCTGCGGAAACCAAATTGAAACGACTTGAGACCAAGGCTAACAATTTGGAGAAGGAGAAGAAAGAGTTGAAGGCAAAGATCTCTAAAGCCAAGGCTGAAAGCATTCAAGACGCTGAGAGGAAGGACCAGGCTATCAGTGATTTTGAGGAAGCCCTCAAAGAAAAGGATGAGCATGCTGCTGAGCTTGAACAGACTATCGCT GACTTGAAAAAAGCCAGTGAAGAGGAGCTGAGCGCCCATGAAGCAAAGCTTAATGATTCAGTTGCTGAAAATAGCAAACTAGTGAGTAAAGTTGAGCAGATGAACAAGCACGTCGCAGAATTGGAGGCTAAAGTAGCACAGCTGAACTTGCAGCTTTCGAATACAATCAAGAATTTGGATGAAACTGCTGACAAATAT GAGTCTCAAAAGCAGAAGTTGAAGGAAAAGATCAAATTCTCTGAGCAATTGATCACTTCAAAGGATGCTGAAATTGTGAGGCTCTCTCAGTCAAGCCAAACCAACaccaaaaagttaaattttgaagtggTCGCATCCAAGACA TCAATTATGAGGGGTCCTGATAAGACCAAGAGGCTGTTCACCAAGAAGATCAGGTTCAGAGACAATGTGAGCTTCATTAGCTGGGACGGGGAAGAGGATTTCATCAGTTCGGGAAACTTGACTCCTGGAACGCCTGTCAAAACACAGGCAGTGCCAACTACGCCTCGAAAG ACACAACTGAGGTCTCCgatgaggaaaatttcaagttaTGATGAAGAAGATGAGATGCATCAAAAT GTTGAAGCAGGAAAGAGTAGCAAGCAGAATGAGAGGCGATATCCAACGCCCATGAAGCGTTTGACAACGGCCAGTGGTGATGGCCCTGCGAAGGCCAAGAAg TTCCGTGGTTAA
- the LOC135948104 gene encoding uncharacterized protein LOC135948104 isoform X2, which translates to MKTKSLSSELVVVVLLALVPLPGPQVPRPPCHRDRSSVVRNIITKKWTPILERYGLKLPIECPFHPAREVYWPRQGSKIKHRATQWSCGLCGKSFYSEKFLEMHFENRHSEHLNIAEDAICLADYCDIMRCTVWEHGIKGSSTSNTDLELWGRDSANTAALVVSKTALQPVQQQKAKRGEIVLTPTSAPKAGKHPEVKVNKSHHKTVNTQNCNNSRSKRSADTAGADCTRINAQDEQMKRFKADCRPDLLQELRDQCETLVWNCIAGLLANLTTEEFKTIEADMNRAVCWYLTCDRYWENSAHERRKFPWALLLVLVTALALVICFCYYLIWLLCDWQYRGNKGSMSEPSSPLLQHQQAQMGHQHHHLHHQQAIPMPYHGDEFSMEGEPYYVAENQGEHYIYVTYPPELKRRLMESCYNRTSRI; encoded by the exons ATGAAGACCAAATCTTTATCTTCCGAG ctggtggtggtggtgctgctGGCACTTGTGCCCTTGCCAGGCCCACAAGTCCCTCGACCGCCCTGCCATAGAGACAGGTCGTCCGTCGTGCGCAATATCATCACCAAA AAATGGACGCCCATCCTAGAGAGGTACGGTCTCAAACTGCCGATAGAGTGTCCCTTCCACCCTGCCAGGGAGGTTTACTGGCCGAGACAAGGGTCGAAAATCAAACACAGGGCGACGCAGTGGAGCTGTGGTCTGTGTGGAAAGTCTTTCTATTCGGAGAAGTTCCTTGAAATGCACTTTGAGAACAGACACTCGGAGCACCTCAACATT gCCGAAGATGCCATCTGCCTGGCAGACTATTGCGACATCATGCGTTGCACCGTGTGGGAGCATGGAATCAAAGGGTCATCGACCTCCAACACTGACCTGGAGTTGTGGGGCCGTGATTCTGCGAATACCGCCGCGCTCGTCGTGTCCAAAACGGCCTTGCAGCCGGTCCAGCAACAAAAAG CCAAAAGAGGTGAAATCGTGCTAACGCCAACAAGTGCTCCAAAGGCAGGGAAACATCCCGAGGTGAAAGTGAATAAGTCACACCACAAAACAGTGAACACTCAAAACTGCAACAACTCCAGATCAAAGCGATCAGCAG ACACCGCAGGTGCCGATTGTACTAGAATTAATGCCCAAGACGAGCAAATGAAACGATTCAAGGCTGACTGCAGACCAGACCTCCTGCAGGAGTTGAGGGACCAATGCGAGACTCTGGTTTGGAACTGCATAGCAGGTCTGCTCGCCAACCTCACCACCGAGGAGTTCAAAACCATCGAAG CTGACATGAATCGAGCAGTTTGTTGGTACTTGACGTGCGACAGGTACTGGGAAAACTCAGCGCACGAACGACGTAAATTCCCGTGGGCTTTGCTGCTTGTGTTGGTCACTGCCCTCGCCCTGGTCATTTGCTTCTGCTATTATCTTATTTGGCTTCTGTGCGA TTGGCAATACCGAGGGAACAAAGGTTCCATGTCGGAGCCGTCGTCGCCGCTACTGCAGCATCAGCAGGCGCAAATGGGCCATCAGCACCACCATTTGCATCATCAGCAAGCAATCCCGATGCCATATCACGGGGATGAGTTCTCGATGGAGGGCGAGCCATATTACGTGGCCGAGAACCAAGGCGAGCATTATATCTACGTAACCTATCCACCTGAGTTAAAGAGGCGCCTCATGGAGAG CTGCTACAATCGTACGTCACGTATATGA
- the LOC135948104 gene encoding uncharacterized protein LOC135948104 isoform X3: MKTKSLSSELVVVVLLALVPLPGPQVPRPPCHRDRSSVVRNIITKKWTPILERYGLKLPIECPFHPAREVYWPRQGSKIKHRATQWSCGLCGKSFYSEKFLEMHFENRHSEHLNIVSVAEDAICLADYCDIMRCTVWEHGIKGSSTSNTDLELWGRDSANTAALVVSKTALQPVQQQKAKRGEIVLTPTSAPKAGKHPEVKVNKSHHKTVNTQNCNNSRSKRSADTAGADCTRINAQDEQMKRFKADCRPDLLQELRDQCETLVWNCIAGLLANLTTEEFKTIEADMNRAVCWYLTCDRYWENSAHERRKFPWALLLVLVTALALVICFCYYLIWLLCDWQYRGNKGSMSEPSSPLLQHQQAQMGHQHHHLHHQQAIPMPYHGDEFSMEGEPYYVAENQAATIVRHVYDYVFDDED, translated from the exons ATGAAGACCAAATCTTTATCTTCCGAG ctggtggtggtggtgctgctGGCACTTGTGCCCTTGCCAGGCCCACAAGTCCCTCGACCGCCCTGCCATAGAGACAGGTCGTCCGTCGTGCGCAATATCATCACCAAA AAATGGACGCCCATCCTAGAGAGGTACGGTCTCAAACTGCCGATAGAGTGTCCCTTCCACCCTGCCAGGGAGGTTTACTGGCCGAGACAAGGGTCGAAAATCAAACACAGGGCGACGCAGTGGAGCTGTGGTCTGTGTGGAAAGTCTTTCTATTCGGAGAAGTTCCTTGAAATGCACTTTGAGAACAGACACTCGGAGCACCTCAACATTGTGAGTGTG gCCGAAGATGCCATCTGCCTGGCAGACTATTGCGACATCATGCGTTGCACCGTGTGGGAGCATGGAATCAAAGGGTCATCGACCTCCAACACTGACCTGGAGTTGTGGGGCCGTGATTCTGCGAATACCGCCGCGCTCGTCGTGTCCAAAACGGCCTTGCAGCCGGTCCAGCAACAAAAAG CCAAAAGAGGTGAAATCGTGCTAACGCCAACAAGTGCTCCAAAGGCAGGGAAACATCCCGAGGTGAAAGTGAATAAGTCACACCACAAAACAGTGAACACTCAAAACTGCAACAACTCCAGATCAAAGCGATCAGCAG ACACCGCAGGTGCCGATTGTACTAGAATTAATGCCCAAGACGAGCAAATGAAACGATTCAAGGCTGACTGCAGACCAGACCTCCTGCAGGAGTTGAGGGACCAATGCGAGACTCTGGTTTGGAACTGCATAGCAGGTCTGCTCGCCAACCTCACCACCGAGGAGTTCAAAACCATCGAAG CTGACATGAATCGAGCAGTTTGTTGGTACTTGACGTGCGACAGGTACTGGGAAAACTCAGCGCACGAACGACGTAAATTCCCGTGGGCTTTGCTGCTTGTGTTGGTCACTGCCCTCGCCCTGGTCATTTGCTTCTGCTATTATCTTATTTGGCTTCTGTGCGA TTGGCAATACCGAGGGAACAAAGGTTCCATGTCGGAGCCGTCGTCGCCGCTACTGCAGCATCAGCAGGCGCAAATGGGCCATCAGCACCACCATTTGCATCATCAGCAAGCAATCCCGATGCCATATCACGGGGATGAGTTCTCGATGGAGGGCGAGCCATATTACGTGGCCGAGAACCAAG CTGCTACAATCGTACGTCACGTATATGATTATGTGTTTGATGATGAGGACTGA
- the LOC135946886 gene encoding long-chain fatty acid transport protein 4-like produces the protein MDHINYKVVFCLLGVILVVGPWLQIFCLCALAFYLWNAQKISIILRTLPRDLGFITKLYRIIRKNQILKGRNFTPASMLSDLAAKYPEQPCFLFEDQVWSYKQVNELSWRVARVFHERGYKRGDVVALVSSNRPEYVAIWVGLSRLGVITALVNNTLRNIALQHSLEVVKPKGVIVSAELCPAVKEVEEDISAKPTLFKFCGADQQSQLESPSIGFELLNSALDQQPGTPIIGLMPPSYKDELIYIYTSGTTGLPKAAVLRSSRYLFGTLAARYFANITKEDRIYNPLPLYHSAGGVVGVGPAITMGVSCVIKSKFSASKYFEDCAKYECTVGQYIGEMCRYLLATRPSEYDQKHKIRIMLGNGLKKNVWQSFVDRFNINGIVEFYGATEGNTNIVNIDGTVGAVGFQPRLLPDFLNPMGLIKVDEETSEVLRGPDGLCFRCLPGEPGMFVGKIKEGDATREFHGYVDKKASSKKVATNVFKKNDKYFLSGDILVMDELGYLYFKDRTGDTFRWKGENVSTTEVENAITKAVGLQDACVYGVEIPNTDGKAGMATIVDADDTVDISKLGKSLAKYLPPYAQPLFIRLAKKIDVTSTFKLKKFNLQKEGFNPANVGSDRLYFRVSKDGDFKELTSSLYEEIVAGKVQC, from the exons ATGGACCATATTAACTATAAGGTTGTGTTCTGCTTGCTGGGAGTAATCTTGGTCGTCGGACCATGGCTACAGATTTTCTGTCTTTGTGCCTTGGCATTTTACCTGTGGAATGCCCAGAAAATTTCCATCATTCTTCGGACTCTGCCTCGAGACCTTGg gttCATAACCAAGCTGTATAGGATTATCCGTAAAAACCAGATTTTGAAGGGTAGGAATTTCACTCCTGCGTCCATGCTGTCTGATTTGGCCGCAAAGTACCCGGAACAGCCgtgctttttgtttgaagaCCAGGTGTGGTCCTACAAGCAG GTCAATGAGCTGAGCTGGCGAGTCGCCCGAGTCTTCCACGAACGTGGTTACAAGCGGGGTGACGTTGTGGCCCTTGTAAGCTCCAACAGACCCGAGTATGTGGCCATCTGGGTTGGGTTATCCCGCCTCGGCGTGATTACAGCGTTGGTCAACAACACTCTAAGAAACATCGCTCTTCAACATTCGCTCGAAGTGGTTAAGCCAAAGGGCGTCATTGTTAGTGCCGAACTGTGCCctg CTGTGAAAGAAGTGGAAGAGGACATTTCTGCCAAACCCACGTTGTTCAAATTCTGCGGAGCTGACCAACAATCCCAACTGGAATCGCCCAGCATTGGATTTGAATTGCTGAACTCTGCGTTGGACCAACAACCTGGCACCCCGATCATTGGATTGATGCCGCCCAGCTACAAGGATGAGCTCATTTACATCTACACGTCTGGAACGACTGGTCTACCAAAGGCAGCAGTGCTCAGGAGCTCAAG ATATCTTTTCGGAACCCTTGCTGCTAGATACTTTGCCAACATCACCAAGGAGGACAGAATTTACAACCCTCTACCGTTGTACCATTCTGCTGGAGGAGTTGTTGGAGTTGGCCCCGCGATCACAATGGGCGTTTCATGCGTCATCAAAAGCAAGTTCTCGGCCTCAAAATACTTTGAAGACTGTGCGAAATATGAGTGCACT GTGGGCCAGTATATTGGTGAGATGTGCAGATACCTGCTTGCAACTCGGCCTTCGGAATACGACCAGAAGCACAAAATCCGCATCATGCTTGGAAATGGCTTGAAGAAGAATGTTTGGCAAAGCTTTGTGGATCGATTCAACATAAACGGAATTGTTGAGTTTTACGGTGCTACTGAAGGAAATACCAATATTG TTAATATTGATGGAACTGTGGGTGCTGTTGGCTTCCAACCTAGACTTCTACCAGATTTCCTCAATCCGATGGGACTGATTAAGGTGGACGAAGAAACCAGCGAGGTGTTGCGAGGACCAGACGGTCTGTGCTTCCGCTGCTTGCCTGGAGAGCCAGGCATGTTCGTTGGCAAAATAAAGGAAGGAGACGCAACCAGGGAATTCCACGGCTACGTTGACAAGAAGGCTTCAAGCAAAAAGGTGGCCACAAATGTGTTCAAGAAGAATGACAAATACTTCCTCTCAG GCGACATTTTGGTGATGGACGAGCTGGGCTATTTGTATTTCAAAGACCGAACTGGAGACACGTTCAGATGGAAGGGAGAAAACGTATCTACGACTGAAGTGGAAAATGCAATCACCAAAGCAGTTGGATTGCAAGATGCCTGCGTGTACGGTGTGGAG ATCCCTAACACAGACGGTAAGGCTGGCATGGCCACAATTGTTGATGCAGACGACACCGTGGACATCAGCAAATTGGGAAAATCTTTGGCAAAATATCTGCCGCCATATGCTCAGCCCTTGTTCATTAGATTAGCCAAGAAAATCGACGTGACTA GCACCTTTAAACTGAAGAAGTTCAATCTGCAAAAGGAGGGTTTCAATCCAGCAAATGTCGGCTCTGATCGCTTGTATTTCAGAGTGAGCAAAGATGGGGACTTCAAAGAGCTCACATCAAGTTTGTATGAAGAGATAGTAGCTGGGAAAGTTCAGTGCTGA